In Brevibacillus marinus, the genomic window AGTTTATCTGAATCGCTTTTGAGAACCCGTTTAAAACCGACAGACTCCAACCCCCACGAACTGATGGAAGAAAAACAATAAAAATCGATAAACAAAAGATCGTGAGCGTTTCCCAGTTCGACTACTTTGTTAGCCAAGCAGATCGCACTATCCTGATCATTTATCATGGATTCGACGATGCGGCCAATTTTTGCCTGTCCCTGCAGGATGCTTTCAATCCGAAAGACCAACAGGCCCTTATAATCACCTTGTTCATCTTGGCAAGTAAACAGTCGATAGTGGAAAGTGGGATGTTGTAAATAACGCCAAGTTAAGAACGAAGCATCACGCGAAAATCCGATACTTTTTTTGGCAAATGTGGACCAATAAAAAGCATCCCACTTCTCCGCATCGAATTCCTCCACTACCCGATAGGGAGTTTGCACGCGAATCGGTTGAATCTGCTCATAATATCGGAGAACTCTTCGATCCCCATTGAGCAGCAGTTCGGCCGTTTTGTCTTTGTTCACCAAACCAATCCAACGCGGAACGTCAGGCAGTACTTGATAACCACCCATTTTGCCGTACAAACTTGCTACAGTCGGGTTAATTCCCAGATTGAGAACCAGAGAAGGACTCCACTTGAACATCTCGCGCATCAACAACAAACCTGCTCCCGTATGCCGGTATTCAGGCGGTACAATCCAATTGGTTGGTGCAAAACCAAAGCTTTTCGCACCTTTCATGTTTACGTCAAAAGCCATCAATCCGAATAAACCGATCGGCTTTCCGTCCTGCCACGCCCCAAGGAACCCGTAGTGGGTGTCGCCAAACACCCTCTGACTGACAGGGTTATCGTAAAACATGTGCTGCAACAGCCGTTCATCCCTGCTCAACACGTGATTTTTCGCCCAAAGATCATCGATGGATTGCTGCAGCAGCTTCGTTTCGTCGCGGCGAAACAACCTTACTTCCATGGAACTTCACTCCTAGGGGGTAGACAAATGCAATCATAACGATGGAGCCAAAATGAATTCAGTCCGTTATTCAGTCCCGGTTTTGTCGTAAAGGCTCCTACAAATCCATGACTTCGCAAAATTCCCTCAAGTTCTTCCATCATCCGCCCGGCCTGTTCGCCACCGCCAAATGCCGGAGTATACCACTTGGCATCCACCCCGAGCTTTTCCCGCATAAACTCTCGGCATGGTTGAATCTCTCTTTGAAAAAAATCTTCGGCTTTCCCCTCAAAAGCCCGGTGATCGGTTGCGTGCACTCCTAATGTCATGCCGGCCTGGCGCATCTTAATATATTCGCGCTCATTAATGTAGTAGCTGTCGATAAAATTCTCAAAAGAGTGGAATACAGAGAGCGCTTTTTCCTCCAGAAATTCTCGGCTTTGCTGCTCTGACAGATGAAAGTTTAACGCATATTTATTATATCGCCTGAAAAGGTTTGGTTCATAAGCGTAAATCTTACTTTGTTCCGGCACAGCCTGTAGATCATACTTGGCAGATAATTCTTCCCAGATTTCCTGGTCAGAAAAAAATGATAAAACGACATGGATGAGATGAAAAACGGGAACGCGTCGATTCGCAATTGGTCCTGACATGACGGTAAAATAGGCCGGAATTCCTTTCTTCTGAAGGATTTGGAATGCCACATCATACTGGTCTTTTGTGCCGTCATCGAAGGTCAGCACACAGAATGGCTTTTGACCGCGAGGCTTGCCAAGTTCATCCGGAGCGACCACCTCATAATTCCTGGTGACCCACTCTATTTGACGTTCAAAATCCTTTGGATCCAACGGAACAATCCCTCGCCACTTCGGTGGTTGCACATAATGGTACATGATAGCGAGATCGTTCAAAAGATTAACTTCCTTTCTGATCTATCTCATAATCACAACACTACCGGACAAATCACTGATCGGGAAATACTTCGCATTATTTTCTTTACAAAACGTTCGAACAGCCTCTTTTACACCTTTAAATCTTGTGCTGTTGTAATCATGAACAAATATATACCCACCCTCCACCATCTTCGGGTAGAAAAACTTAAGCCCCTCGTAGATGGGAATATATAAATCGACGTCAATACTAACAAAGCAAAATTGGTCATCAACGTCATGGGCTGTATCGGGGAAATATCCTTTTTTTATAATACAATTTTCCTTATAGGTCATCTTGTCCAAGACTAGATCAATGTTGGTATTACAAAAATCCCCAATTTCAGAATCTGAATACTTATGCTTCTGATCAAACTGAGCGTCCCTTTCATCAAAACCGCTAAATGTATCAAACAAAAAAAGCTTTCGATCATAAAAAATTTGATTTATGTATTTCGCAAAATCCCCTTTGTAAACACCTAGTTCTGCTACACTGCCTGGTATGTGATGGTCATAAATTTCATCTGCTACCTGTCTTAAAGCAGCAACCCGTGTATCAAAAATTAAACCCTTATAGTAGTCTATAATCTTGTCCGGGGACACATGAAGTTCTTGCGTCAATTGCTTATAAATTGAATCACCATGAATGCTTGAAATGATAATGAAATCATATTCATAATTTTTTAGCTCCGCAGGGGGAATAATAGGCTTTGATAACAATTCTTTTCCGTGTTTCCTTGGATCATTGTCCACAAAGGCGATAATTTCAAACTGTTGGACTAAATGGTAACTCGCACTTAGTCCTCCGTCTCCCGCCCCAAACAAAATGACGCTTTTTTTGTCTAAAGTCATTTCTTCACCTCTTTATAAAAAGTCCCGTCATTGAATATTATCGGAATTTGTTCTACTCCCGTAAATACTACCTGTTTCATTCCCATCCATCTGTTATTAACGCATAAAAAGATCCCCTCTAGGCAAACAGTAATAAAGTTACCTACTGTCAACCAGAGGGGAATATGTTACCAATATCTCAGTTTCTCCGTCTTGTATATGGTGTTCCTTCATCAGCGCATGCGCTTCTCCTGCCGGCGCCGCTCCTGCTCTTCCGCGCGGCGCTGTGCCCGGTTTTTCGCCGGTTGGGCACTGCCGGAGGTGACGTGCGTCGGCCGCTCCGAGGGTCCGGAGGTGCGCAGCTCGCGCGGGTTGCCGGCCTGTCCCTTGACGACCTCCTGGCGCTCCAGGTTTTGACTCACTTCCGCTTTCATGATATAGAGCGCCACTTCTTCTTCGATGCTGGCGATCATCGCCTGGAACATCTCGTAGCCTTCAAACTGATATTCACGCAGCGGATCGGTCTGCCCATAGGCACGCAGGTGAATGCCCTGACGCAGCTGTTCCATCGCGTCGATGTGATCCATCCACTTGCTGTCGACGGCCCGCAGGACAACCACTTTTTCGAACTCGGGCATCAGCTCGCCAATCTCCTCTTCCCGTTTGGCGAACTGTCGTTCCACTTCCGTTTTGAACAGTTCGAGAATCTCTTCTGCTTCCTTGCCCTTGAGATCTTGCAGAGTGATCGTCTCTTCCCGCAGGAATCCGTTGTTGGCCGACTCCAACAGGCCCTGCAGATCCCATTCTTCCGGCACTTGTTCTTTCGGGCAGTAAGCCTCGACCAGGCGTTCCACGACGCTGAAAATCATCCCCAGCACAATGTCGCGCAGATTGTCGTTCTCTAGGACGGCGCGGCGCTGCTTGTAGATCACTTCCCGCTGCTGGTTCATCACGTCGTCGTACTGCAGCACCACCTTGCGGGCATCGAAGTTACTGCCTTCCACCCGTTTCTGCGCCGATTCCACCGCGCGGGTCACCAGCTTGCTCTCGATCGGCACATCTTCCTCCATGCCCAGCTTATCCATCATGTTCATGATGTTTTCCGCACCGAAGCGGCGCATCAATTCGTCCTGCAGCGAGAGGAAAAACTGGGATGACCCGGGGTCCCCCTGGCGTCCGGCGCGCCCCCGCAGCTGGTTGTCAATGCGGCGGCTTTCGTGGCGCTCCGTCCCGATGATGTGCAGCCCGCCCACTTCGGCCACACCTTCCCCGAGCTGGATGTCGGTCCCCCGGCCGGCCATGTTGGTAGCAATCGTGACCGCGCCGAGCTGTCCGGCCCGGGCGATGATCTCTGCCTCGCGAGCGTGGTGTTTGGCATTCAGCACGTTGTGCGGGATGCCTTTTTGCCGCAACATTTTCGACAATCGCTCCGAATTTTCGATGGAAATGGTGCCCACCAGCACGGGCTGTCCTTTTTTGTGCCGCTCGATGATCTCGTTGACGACCGCTCTGTACTTCGCTTCTTCCGTTTTATAAATCACGTCGGGCAGGTCCTTGCGGATTACCGGGCGGTTGGTAGGGATGACCACTACGTCCATCCCGTAGATTTTCTTAAACTCTTCCTCTTCCGTCTTCGCTGTCCCGGTCATGCCGGCCAGCTTTTCGTACATCCGGAAGTAGTTCTGCAGGGTGATCGTCGCGAGCGTCATGGTCTCGCTTTGCACCTTCAGCCCTTCTTTGGCCTCAATCGCCTGGTGCAGACCGTCTCCATAACGGCGGCCGATCATCAGCCGTCCGGTAAACTCGTCGACGATGATCACTTCGCCGTTTTGCACCACGTAGTCCACGTCTTTCTTGAACAACACCTGTGCCTTCAAGGCGGAGGTGATGTGGTGATTGAGCGTGATGTGCTTGGTGTCGTACAGATTGTCGATGTTGAACGCTTTCTCCACCTTGGCCACGCCTTCGTCGGTCAAAGCGACGATCCGCAGCTTCTCATCGACGGTATAGTCGATATCCTTCTGCAGGCGTTTGACGAAGTGGGCGCAGATGTAATACAACTCGGTGGAGCGGTTGGCCGCTCCGGAAATGATCAGCGGCGTCCGCGCCTCGTCGATCAGGATGCTGTCCACCTCGTCGATAATCGCATAGTACAGCGGACGCTGAACCATCTGTTCCTTGTACAGGACCATGTTGTCCCGCAGGTAGTCGAAGCCGAACTCGTTGTTCGTCCCGTAGGTGATATCGCACTGATAGGCGGCCCGTTTTTCTTCCGTGCTCATCCCGTGCTTATTCAGGCCAACCGTCATGCCGAGGAAGTTGTACAGCTTCCCCATCGTCGTGGCGTCGCGCTCCGCCAGGTATTCGTTGACGGTGACCACATGGACGCCTTTGCCCTGCAGGGCATTCAGGTACGTGGCCAGCGTCGCCACCAGGGTTTTCCCTTCCCCGGTCTTCATCTCCGCGATGCGGCCCTCCTGCAGCACCATCCCGCCAATCAGCTGCACATCAAAATGGCGCATGCCCAGCACACGCTTGGATGCTTCCCGGACTACGGCAAACGCTTCATTCAAAATATCGTCGAGCGTCGCCCCTTGCGCCAGGCGCGCCTTGAACTCTTCTGTTTTGTGCCGCAGCTGCTCATCGCTCAGCGCGGCAATCTCCGGCTCCAAAGCGTTGATTTTT contains:
- a CDS encoding GNAT family N-acetyltransferase, yielding MEVRLFRRDETKLLQQSIDDLWAKNHVLSRDERLLQHMFYDNPVSQRVFGDTHYGFLGAWQDGKPIGLFGLMAFDVNMKGAKSFGFAPTNWIVPPEYRHTGAGLLLMREMFKWSPSLVLNLGINPTVASLYGKMGGYQVLPDVPRWIGLVNKDKTAELLLNGDRRVLRYYEQIQPIRVQTPYRVVEEFDAEKWDAFYWSTFAKKSIGFSRDASFLTWRYLQHPTFHYRLFTCQDEQGDYKGLLVFRIESILQGQAKIGRIVESMINDQDSAICLANKVVELGNAHDLLFIDFYCFSSISSWGLESVGFKRVLKSDSDKLVVPTRFQPIDLEITYMMAAMYINRELRKKISLIEDQYWYVTKGDADQDRPN
- a CDS encoding polysaccharide deacetylase family protein, which translates into the protein MNDLAIMYHYVQPPKWRGIVPLDPKDFERQIEWVTRNYEVVAPDELGKPRGQKPFCVLTFDDGTKDQYDVAFQILQKKGIPAYFTVMSGPIANRRVPVFHLIHVVLSFFSDQEIWEELSAKYDLQAVPEQSKIYAYEPNLFRRYNKYALNFHLSEQQSREFLEEKALSVFHSFENFIDSYYINEREYIKMRQAGMTLGVHATDHRAFEGKAEDFFQREIQPCREFMREKLGVDAKWYTPAFGGGEQAGRMMEELEGILRSHGFVGAFTTKPGLNNGLNSFWLHRYDCICLPPRSEVPWK
- a CDS encoding TylF/MycF/NovP-related O-methyltransferase is translated as MTLDKKSVILFGAGDGGLSASYHLVQQFEIIAFVDNDPRKHGKELLSKPIIPPAELKNYEYDFIIISSIHGDSIYKQLTQELHVSPDKIIDYYKGLIFDTRVAALRQVADEIYDHHIPGSVAELGVYKGDFAKYINQIFYDRKLFLFDTFSGFDERDAQFDQKHKYSDSEIGDFCNTNIDLVLDKMTYKENCIIKKGYFPDTAHDVDDQFCFVSIDVDLYIPIYEGLKFFYPKMVEGGYIFVHDYNSTRFKGVKEAVRTFCKENNAKYFPISDLSGSVVIMR
- the secA2 gene encoding accessory Sec system translocase SecA2 translates to MLGLVKKIFGDANEREVKKMFKRVEKINALEPEIAALSDEQLRHKTEEFKARLAQGATLDDILNEAFAVVREASKRVLGMRHFDVQLIGGMVLQEGRIAEMKTGEGKTLVATLATYLNALQGKGVHVVTVNEYLAERDATTMGKLYNFLGMTVGLNKHGMSTEEKRAAYQCDITYGTNNEFGFDYLRDNMVLYKEQMVQRPLYYAIIDEVDSILIDEARTPLIISGAANRSTELYYICAHFVKRLQKDIDYTVDEKLRIVALTDEGVAKVEKAFNIDNLYDTKHITLNHHITSALKAQVLFKKDVDYVVQNGEVIIVDEFTGRLMIGRRYGDGLHQAIEAKEGLKVQSETMTLATITLQNYFRMYEKLAGMTGTAKTEEEEFKKIYGMDVVVIPTNRPVIRKDLPDVIYKTEEAKYRAVVNEIIERHKKGQPVLVGTISIENSERLSKMLRQKGIPHNVLNAKHHAREAEIIARAGQLGAVTIATNMAGRGTDIQLGEGVAEVGGLHIIGTERHESRRIDNQLRGRAGRQGDPGSSQFFLSLQDELMRRFGAENIMNMMDKLGMEEDVPIESKLVTRAVESAQKRVEGSNFDARKVVLQYDDVMNQQREVIYKQRRAVLENDNLRDIVLGMIFSVVERLVEAYCPKEQVPEEWDLQGLLESANNGFLREETITLQDLKGKEAEEILELFKTEVERQFAKREEEIGELMPEFEKVVVLRAVDSKWMDHIDAMEQLRQGIHLRAYGQTDPLREYQFEGYEMFQAMIASIEEEVALYIMKAEVSQNLERQEVVKGQAGNPRELRTSGPSERPTHVTSGSAQPAKNRAQRRAEEQERRRQEKRMR